A genome region from Ottowia testudinis includes the following:
- the prfB gene encoding peptide chain release factor 2 (programmed frameshift): MDAEHINQIGHQIEDLSARTAELRGYLDYDAKAERLRTVNAALEDPAVWNDPKRAQELGKEKKALDGVVVTLDELTRSLADNLELFEMSRDEDDEAGLQAIADDADKLAKTVEDLEFRRMFNQPADPNNCFLDIQAGAGGTEAQDWASMLLRQYLRYAERKDFKTTIEDETPGDTAGIKGATVKIEGEYAYGLLRTETGVHRLVRKSPFDSSGGRHTSFASVFVYPEIDDSIEIDINPADVRVDTYRASGAGGQHINKTDSAVRLTHVPTGIVVQCQDSRSQHSNRDMAWQRLRSRLYDHEMRKRMDEQQKLEDSKTDVGWGHQIRSYVLDNSRIKDLRTNVEISATQKVLDGDLDAFIEASLKQGV, from the exons ATGGACGCAGAACACATCAACCAGATCGGCCACCAGATCGAAGACCTGAGTGCTCGCACCGCCGAGCTACGGGGGTATCTT GACTACGATGCCAAGGCCGAACGCCTGCGCACGGTGAACGCGGCGCTGGAAGACCCGGCCGTCTGGAACGACCCCAAGCGTGCCCAGGAACTGGGCAAGGAAAAAAAGGCGCTTGACGGCGTGGTCGTCACGCTCGATGAGCTGACGCGCAGCCTGGCCGACAACCTCGAACTGTTCGAGATGAGCCGCGACGAGGACGACGAGGCTGGCCTGCAAGCCATTGCCGACGATGCCGACAAACTGGCCAAGACCGTCGAAGACCTCGAGTTCCGCCGCATGTTCAACCAGCCGGCCGACCCCAACAACTGCTTTCTCGACATCCAGGCCGGCGCCGGCGGCACCGAGGCGCAGGACTGGGCCAGCATGCTGCTGCGCCAGTACCTGCGCTATGCCGAGCGCAAGGACTTCAAGACCACGATCGAGGACGAAACCCCCGGCGACACCGCCGGCATCAAGGGCGCCACCGTCAAGATCGAGGGCGAATACGCCTATGGCCTGCTGCGCACCGAAACCGGCGTGCACCGCCTGGTGCGCAAAAGCCCGTTCGACTCATCGGGCGGGCGCCACACCAGTTTTGCCAGCGTGTTCGTCTACCCCGAGATCGACGACTCGATCGAGATCGACATCAACCCCGCCGACGTGCGCGTGGACACCTACCGCGCCTCGGGCGCGGGCGGCCAGCACATCAACAAGACCGATTCGGCCGTGCGGCTGACCCACGTGCCCACCGGCATCGTGGTGCAATGCCAGGACAGCCGCAGCCAGCACAGCAACCGCGACATGGCCTGGCAGCGCCTGCGCAGCCGCCTGTACGACCACGAGATGCGCAAGCGCATGGACGAGCAGCAAAAGCTGGAAGACAGCAAGACCGACGTCGGCTGGGGCCACCAGATCCGCAGCTACGTGCTGGACAACAGCCGCATCAAGGACCTGCGCACCAACGTCGAGATCAGCGCCACGCAGAAAGTGCTGGATGGCGACCTGGACGCGTTCATCGAGGCCAGTTTGAAGCAAGGCGTTTGA
- a CDS encoding SGNH/GDSL hydrolase family protein produces MTKVLVQRQSVGRVSRGLAALAVLGSALSACGNAGVPDEAVNPKGFTTLKVFGDDMSDMGAYDGRPGYGRSFTIMGNNTMPVWLEGLAQIGLRVPVPCSHYRQTDAGFQTTPTCSDFAVGGARIAQTPGHAPPAVAAQLAHAATAQPPQAKDLYLLHAGTNDLLDLVSAYLQRQAAPEAWRTLLQTQLGAAEATAAGASAAAADAALLKCTQQLGTQLYDHMQRQALDKGARYVALITVPDISLLPRVQRWIAHTAAGNAAQQQALTTLFRNGTGAFNQALTARAAGDARITVVDWSGFLTAAIGNPKYAISHATTPACPPVGADAMGSSRYDLKSCTFDALSARAAWPAGATSSLWWIKYLFADDVHYTTHGHYLLREATEIALGRAGWSLHMPQR; encoded by the coding sequence ATGACCAAGGTGCTGGTTCAACGTCAGTCGGTGGGGCGCGTGTCCAGGGGCTTGGCCGCGCTGGCTGTGCTCGGTTCGGCCTTGTCCGCATGCGGCAACGCCGGGGTGCCCGATGAAGCGGTCAACCCCAAGGGCTTCACGACCCTGAAAGTGTTTGGCGACGACATGTCTGACATGGGTGCGTACGACGGCCGGCCCGGGTACGGCCGCAGCTTCACCATCATGGGCAACAACACCATGCCCGTGTGGCTGGAGGGTCTTGCGCAAATCGGACTGCGCGTGCCCGTACCGTGCAGCCACTACCGGCAAACCGACGCCGGCTTCCAGACCACGCCCACGTGCAGCGACTTTGCGGTGGGCGGCGCGCGCATCGCGCAAACGCCCGGCCACGCCCCGCCCGCCGTGGCTGCCCAGCTGGCGCACGCTGCGACGGCGCAGCCGCCACAGGCCAAGGATTTGTATCTGCTGCACGCCGGCACCAACGACCTGCTTGATTTGGTCTCGGCCTACCTGCAGCGCCAGGCCGCGCCCGAGGCGTGGCGAACGCTGTTGCAAACCCAGCTCGGCGCGGCTGAGGCCACGGCCGCCGGTGCCAGCGCCGCGGCGGCCGACGCTGCCTTGCTGAAATGCACCCAGCAGCTCGGCACGCAGCTGTACGACCACATGCAGCGGCAGGCGCTGGACAAAGGCGCGCGCTACGTGGCGCTGATCACCGTGCCCGATATTTCGCTGCTGCCGCGCGTGCAGCGCTGGATCGCCCACACGGCGGCGGGCAATGCGGCGCAGCAGCAGGCGCTGACCACGCTGTTTCGCAATGGCACCGGTGCCTTCAACCAGGCCCTGACGGCCCGCGCGGCGGGCGATGCGCGCATCACCGTGGTGGATTGGAGCGGCTTTTTGACCGCCGCCATCGGCAACCCCAAATACGCCATCTCGCACGCGACCACGCCCGCCTGTCCGCCCGTGGGCGCTGATGCCATGGGCAGCTCGCGCTACGATTTGAAGAGCTGCACGTTCGACGCGCTGTCTGCCCGCGCGGCCTGGCCGGCCGGTGCTACGTCATCGCTGTGGTGGATCAAATACCTGTTTGCCGACGACGTGCACTACACCACGCACGGCCACTACCTGCTGCGCGAAGCCACCGAGATCGCGCTGGGCCGCGCCGGCTGGAGCCTGCACATGCCGCAGCGCTGA
- a CDS encoding alpha/beta fold hydrolase yields the protein MYSIQRPSRSEFLPIRLHRYHVLAWGDAASPLPPLVLVHGWMDVGASYQFMVDALSPEFVQNRLIIAPDWRGFGQSTGPACDHYLFPDYLGDLDYLLDHYAGDRPVDLVGHSMGGNVAMLYAGARPGRIRRLVNLEGFGMPATQPTQAPARYARWIDEIKALHRGESALKTYDSAAGVAARLMKTNRRLPQDKADWLATQWAEPRVQADGSTRWEVRGDAAHRIVNAQLFRVDEILALYAAITAPVLVVEASDDSLSTWWQGKFTLAEFHERLKAVPDLRREVIEDAGHMLHHDQPRALAALVEAFLRED from the coding sequence ATGTATTCCATCCAACGCCCTTCGCGCAGCGAGTTCCTGCCCATCCGTTTGCACCGCTATCACGTCCTCGCCTGGGGCGACGCCGCATCGCCACTGCCGCCGCTGGTGCTGGTGCACGGCTGGATGGACGTGGGGGCCAGCTACCAGTTCATGGTCGATGCGCTGTCGCCGGAGTTTGTTCAAAACCGGCTCATCATCGCGCCCGACTGGCGCGGCTTTGGCCAATCGACCGGGCCGGCGTGCGACCACTACCTGTTTCCCGACTACCTAGGCGATCTGGACTACCTGCTCGACCATTACGCGGGCGATCGCCCAGTCGATCTGGTCGGCCACAGCATGGGTGGCAACGTGGCCATGCTGTACGCCGGCGCGCGGCCGGGGCGCATCCGGCGGCTGGTCAATCTGGAAGGCTTTGGCATGCCCGCAACCCAGCCCACGCAGGCCCCCGCGCGCTACGCCCGCTGGATCGACGAGATCAAAGCGCTGCACCGCGGCGAGAGCGCGCTGAAAACCTACGACAGCGCCGCTGGCGTGGCCGCCCGCCTGATGAAGACCAACCGCCGCCTGCCGCAGGACAAGGCCGACTGGCTGGCCACCCAGTGGGCCGAGCCGCGCGTGCAGGCGGACGGCAGCACGCGCTGGGAAGTGCGCGGCGACGCGGCGCACCGCATCGTCAACGCACAGCTGTTTCGGGTAGACGAAATACTGGCGCTGTACGCCGCCATCACCGCGCCCGTGCTGGTGGTGGAAGCCAGCGACGACAGCCTGAGCACCTGGTGGCAGGGCAAGTTCACGCTGGCCGAGTTCCACGAGCGGCTGAAGGCGGTGCCCGACCTGCGGCGCGAGGTGATCGAAGACGCGGGCCACATGCTGCACCACGACCAGCCGCGGGCGCTGGCGGCGCTGGTGGAGGCGTTTCTGCGCGAAGACTGA
- a CDS encoding aldo/keto reductase, translated as MNPVSLGTSDLRVTPICLGTMTFGEQVNEADSHAILDRAVERGVNFIDTAEMYPVPPSAPTYSRTETFIGHWLSSRPGMRQKIALATKVAGPSRGMPWVRAGQGMTPADIEASCHASLKRLQTDVIDLYQIHWPERHVPAFGNLYYDPAQEKSETPIRDQLEALAKLVQAGKVRAIGLSNETPYGVHEFVRLAEEHGLPRIASTQNPYCLISRTYDNGLDETCHRLNVGLLAYSPLGFGLLTGKYDGTGIHSADAPRGRMSLYERMKNQRWGREASIAAAKRYNQLAREHGLTPTQLALAFCYRSWRVASTIIGVTTLAQLDEDLDAWSVQLSPELLAACDAIRLEMRDPAN; from the coding sequence ATGAACCCCGTTTCCCTGGGCACCAGCGACCTGCGCGTCACCCCGATTTGCCTGGGCACCATGACCTTTGGCGAGCAGGTGAACGAAGCCGATTCGCACGCCATCCTCGACCGCGCCGTCGAGCGCGGCGTCAACTTCATCGACACGGCCGAGATGTACCCCGTGCCGCCCAGCGCGCCCACCTACAGCCGCACCGAGACCTTCATCGGCCACTGGCTTAGCAGCCGCCCCGGCATGCGGCAGAAAATCGCGCTGGCCACCAAGGTCGCCGGCCCCTCGCGCGGCATGCCCTGGGTGCGCGCAGGGCAGGGTATGACACCGGCCGACATCGAGGCCAGCTGCCACGCCAGCCTCAAGCGCCTGCAAACCGACGTGATCGACCTGTACCAGATCCACTGGCCCGAGCGCCACGTGCCGGCCTTCGGCAACCTGTACTACGACCCGGCGCAGGAAAAGTCGGAGACGCCGATCCGCGATCAACTTGAAGCGCTGGCGAAGCTGGTGCAAGCCGGCAAGGTGCGCGCCATCGGCCTGTCGAACGAAACGCCCTACGGCGTGCACGAATTCGTTCGCCTGGCGGAAGAGCACGGCCTGCCGCGCATCGCCAGCACGCAAAACCCGTACTGCCTGATCAGCCGCACCTACGACAACGGCCTGGATGAAACCTGCCATCGCCTGAATGTCGGGTTGCTCGCCTATTCGCCGCTGGGTTTTGGCCTGCTGACGGGCAAGTACGACGGCACCGGCATCCACTCGGCCGATGCTCCGCGCGGCCGCATGAGCTTGTACGAGCGCATGAAGAACCAGCGCTGGGGCCGTGAAGCATCCATTGCCGCCGCCAAGCGCTACAACCAGTTGGCGCGCGAACACGGCCTGACGCCCACGCAGCTGGCGCTGGCCTTCTGCTACCGCAGCTGGCGCGTGGCCAGCACCATCATCGGTGTGACCACGCTGGCGCAGCTGGACGAAGACCTGGACGCGTGGAGCGTGCAACTCTCTCCCGAACTGCTGGCCGCGTGCGACGCCATCCGGCTGGAAATGCGCGATCCGGCGAACTGA
- a CDS encoding aminoacyl-tRNA deacylase, with the protein MGKKSHVSETPATALLRQHGVAFTEHPYEYVEHGGATHSADVLGFDPFAVVKTLVMQDDKARPLIVLMHGNRKVSTKNLARQIGAKSVEPCTPEVANRHSGYLVGGTSPFGTRRAMPVYIEQTILDLPRIAINGGRRGYLVGIDPQVCVQLLAAKPVQCAIDL; encoded by the coding sequence ATGGGCAAGAAGTCGCACGTCAGCGAAACACCCGCCACCGCGCTGCTGCGCCAGCACGGCGTAGCCTTTACCGAGCATCCCTACGAATACGTCGAACACGGCGGCGCCACGCACAGCGCCGACGTGCTGGGCTTTGACCCGTTCGCCGTGGTCAAGACGCTGGTCATGCAGGACGACAAGGCGCGCCCGCTCATCGTGCTGATGCATGGCAACCGCAAGGTCAGCACCAAGAATCTGGCGCGCCAGATCGGCGCCAAGTCGGTCGAGCCCTGCACGCCCGAGGTGGCCAACCGCCACAGCGGCTATTTGGTCGGCGGCACGTCGCCCTTCGGCACGCGGCGCGCCATGCCGGTGTATATCGAACAGACCATCCTCGATCTGCCCCGCATCGCCATCAACGGCGGGCGGCGCGGCTACCTCGTCGGCATCGATCCGCAGGTGTGCGTGCAGCTGCTCGCGGCCAAGCCGGTGCAATGCGCCATCGATCTGTGA
- the plsY gene encoding glycerol-3-phosphate 1-O-acyltransferase PlsY, with protein sequence MVNIASVLATLAAYLIGSLSFAVIVSRAMGLSDPRTYGSGNPGATNVLRSGSKAAAIVTLLLDAAKGWLPVMLVKWFGPGWGLGEGAQALVGLAAFLGHLYPVFFAFKGGKGVATAVGVLLAFEPLLALAALITFAIIVFFFRYVSLASMVAAVFAPAYYLIGDGVAWTASGAKTLALAAMGLLLIWRHRENIRRLLAGTESKLGQKKK encoded by the coding sequence ATCGTGAATATTGCGTCTGTTTTGGCAACGCTGGCTGCTTACCTGATCGGCTCACTCAGCTTCGCCGTCATCGTCAGCCGCGCCATGGGGCTGTCCGACCCGCGCACCTACGGCAGCGGCAACCCCGGCGCCACCAACGTGCTGCGTTCGGGCAGCAAGGCAGCGGCCATCGTCACGCTGCTCCTCGATGCGGCCAAGGGCTGGCTGCCGGTGATGCTGGTCAAGTGGTTCGGCCCCGGCTGGGGCTTGGGCGAAGGCGCTCAAGCGCTGGTCGGCCTGGCGGCGTTTCTGGGCCATCTGTATCCGGTGTTTTTCGCCTTCAAGGGCGGCAAGGGCGTGGCCACGGCGGTGGGCGTGCTGCTGGCCTTCGAGCCGCTGCTGGCGCTGGCTGCGCTGATCACCTTCGCCATCATCGTGTTCTTCTTTCGCTACGTGTCGCTGGCCTCGATGGTGGCGGCGGTGTTCGCGCCCGCGTATTACCTGATCGGCGACGGTGTGGCGTGGACGGCGTCGGGCGCCAAGACACTGGCCCTGGCCGCCATGGGGCTGCTGCTGATCTGGCGCCACCGCGAGAACATCCGCCGCCTGCTGGCGGGCACCGAATCCAAACTGGGGCAGAAGAAAAAATGA
- a CDS encoding RidA family protein, which yields MSTITRRGVAARYSEASVFNGVVYLAGMVPEGPATDIRGQTHDVLAQIDAHLAALGSDKTRLLRVQIYLADIADIGAMNEVWDAWVAPGHAPPRATVQAPLADPAWKIEVVATAAQR from the coding sequence ATGAGCACCATCACACGGCGCGGCGTGGCCGCGCGCTATTCGGAGGCATCGGTTTTCAACGGCGTCGTCTACCTGGCCGGCATGGTGCCGGAAGGACCCGCGACCGACATCCGGGGCCAGACACACGACGTGCTGGCGCAGATCGACGCCCACTTGGCCGCGCTCGGCAGCGACAAGACGCGCCTGTTGCGCGTGCAAATCTACCTGGCCGACATCGCTGACATCGGCGCCATGAACGAGGTGTGGGACGCCTGGGTCGCCCCCGGCCACGCGCCGCCGCGCGCCACGGTGCAGGCACCGCTGGCCGATCCGGCGTGGAAGATCGAGGTGGTGGCGACGGCTGCGCAGCGTTGA
- a CDS encoding retropepsin-like aspartic protease family protein, with product MRPRSPLILAALAVGLSASAQTVSLQGMLGSKALLMVGGGAPRAVAPGETHQGVKVISTSGDQAVVVIDGQRVTLRVGEAPASVGGAAPSGGDRIALTADGRGHFLAQGSINNRPVQLMVDTGASVVAIGQGEADRLGLNYKAGRPVQMSTANGTAPGWLFKLGSLRVGDVVAYDVDAVVTPAPMPAILLGNSFLNRFNMRRDGDQMMLIKR from the coding sequence ATGCGCCCTCGTTCACCGCTGATCCTTGCTGCGCTGGCTGTGGGCTTGAGCGCGTCGGCCCAGACCGTTTCGCTGCAAGGCATGCTGGGCAGCAAGGCGCTGCTGATGGTGGGCGGCGGCGCGCCGCGCGCGGTGGCGCCGGGCGAAACGCATCAGGGCGTCAAGGTCATTTCCACCAGCGGTGACCAGGCGGTGGTGGTGATCGATGGCCAGCGCGTCACCCTGCGCGTGGGCGAAGCGCCGGCCAGCGTGGGCGGCGCGGCGCCCAGCGGCGGCGACCGCATCGCGTTGACGGCCGACGGGCGCGGCCACTTTTTGGCGCAAGGCAGCATCAACAACCGGCCGGTGCAGTTGATGGTCGACACCGGCGCCTCGGTGGTCGCCATCGGCCAGGGCGAGGCAGACCGGCTGGGCCTGAACTACAAGGCTGGCCGCCCGGTGCAAATGAGCACGGCCAATGGCACCGCACCCGGCTGGCTGTTCAAGCTCGGCAGCCTGCGGGTGGGCGATGTGGTGGCGTACGACGTGGACGCTGTCGTCACCCCCGCACCCATGCCAGCGATTCTGCTGGGCAACAGCTTTCTGAACCGCTTCAACATGCGGCGCGATGGCGATCAGATGATGCTGATCAAGCGGTGA
- a CDS encoding YajQ family cyclic di-GMP-binding protein translates to MPSFDTVCDPDMVEVKNAVENAAKEIGTRFDFKGTSAAIELKDKDITLLGDAEFQLQQVEDILRNKLTKRNVDVRFLDKGKVEKVGGDKVKQVIKVKSGIASEDGKKIQKLIKESKLKVQAAIQGDAVRVTGAKRDDLQAAMALLRKDMADLPLSFDNFRD, encoded by the coding sequence ATGCCCTCATTCGACACGGTTTGCGACCCCGACATGGTGGAAGTGAAGAACGCGGTGGAAAACGCCGCCAAGGAGATCGGCACGCGCTTCGACTTCAAGGGCACCAGCGCCGCCATCGAGCTGAAAGACAAGGACATCACCCTGCTGGGCGACGCTGAATTTCAGCTGCAGCAGGTGGAAGACATCCTGCGCAACAAGCTGACCAAGCGCAACGTCGACGTGCGCTTTCTCGACAAGGGCAAGGTCGAGAAGGTCGGTGGCGACAAGGTCAAGCAGGTCATCAAGGTGAAAAGCGGCATCGCCAGCGAAGACGGCAAGAAGATCCAGAAGCTCATCAAGGAGAGCAAGCTGAAGGTGCAGGCTGCCATCCAGGGCGACGCCGTGCGCGTGACCGGCGCCAAGCGCGACGACCTGCAGGCCGCGATGGCGCTGCTGCGCAAGGACATGGCGGATTTGCCGCTGTCTTTCGACAACTTCAGGGATTAA
- the murB gene encoding UDP-N-acetylmuramate dehydrogenase, translating into MFIQRNVSLQPLNSFGIAARASTLVRVRSEADVRAVLRDAELAASPKLVLGGGSNIVLTGDVKATVLKVELPGRRVLQESEHHTLVEAGAGENWHDFVTWTLDQGLPGLENLALIPGTVGAAPVQNIGAYGLELQDRFHELDAIDLVTGEVFTLNAAQCGFGYRDSVFKHVAAQPGGFGLAGRALILRVRFVLPKVWQPVLGYLDIERRMQDDGVAHPTPRQLYDWIVAIRRAKLPDPAVIGNAGSFFKNPTVTPEQCADIIGRDPKVVHYPMPDGSVKLAAGWLIDACGWKGKSVGNAAVYERQALVLVNRGGTANPATGGEVMTLAKAIQTSVYERFGIRLEPEPLVV; encoded by the coding sequence ATGTTCATTCAGCGCAACGTGTCCTTGCAGCCTCTCAACAGCTTTGGCATCGCCGCGCGCGCGTCCACGCTGGTGCGCGTGCGCAGCGAGGCCGACGTGCGCGCCGTGCTGCGCGATGCCGAACTGGCCGCCAGCCCAAAGCTCGTGCTGGGCGGCGGCAGCAACATCGTGCTGACCGGTGACGTGAAGGCTACCGTGCTCAAAGTCGAGCTGCCGGGCCGCCGCGTGCTGCAAGAATCAGAGCATCACACCCTCGTCGAAGCCGGCGCGGGCGAGAACTGGCACGACTTCGTGACCTGGACGCTCGACCAGGGCCTGCCCGGGCTGGAAAACCTGGCGCTGATCCCCGGCACCGTCGGCGCGGCGCCGGTGCAGAACATCGGCGCCTATGGGCTGGAGCTGCAAGACCGCTTTCACGAACTGGATGCCATCGACCTGGTGACGGGCGAAGTCTTCACGCTGAACGCCGCGCAGTGCGGCTTTGGCTATCGCGACTCGGTGTTCAAGCACGTGGCTGCGCAGCCGGGCGGCTTCGGCCTGGCCGGGCGCGCGCTGATCCTGCGCGTGCGTTTTGTGCTCCCAAAAGTGTGGCAGCCGGTGCTCGGCTATCTCGACATTGAACGCCGCATGCAGGATGACGGCGTGGCGCACCCCACGCCGCGCCAGCTCTACGACTGGATCGTCGCCATCCGCCGAGCCAAGCTGCCCGACCCGGCCGTCATCGGCAACGCCGGCAGCTTCTTCAAGAACCCCACCGTCACGCCCGAGCAGTGCGCCGACATCATTGGCCGCGACCCGAAAGTGGTGCATTACCCCATGCCCGACGGCAGCGTGAAACTGGCCGCCGGCTGGCTGATCGACGCCTGCGGCTGGAAGGGCAAGAGCGTGGGCAACGCGGCGGTGTACGAGCGGCAGGCCCTGGTGCTCGTCAACCGCGGCGGCACAGCCAACCCGGCCACGGGCGGCGAGGTGATGACGCTGGCCAAGGCCATCCAGACCAGCGTGTACGAGCGCTTCGGCATCCGGCTGGAGCCCGAGCCGCTGGTGGTGTGA
- a CDS encoding pyrimidine/purine nucleoside phosphorylase yields the protein MTSTVIPNVTLTTQANVYFDGKCVSHGFTLADGTKKSVGVVLPATLTFNTGAAEIMECVGGSCEYKLAGSDEWKKSGPGDKFSIPAHSSFEIRVTEPYHYICHFG from the coding sequence ATGACCAGCACAGTTATCCCGAACGTCACCCTGACCACCCAAGCCAACGTGTATTTCGACGGTAAATGCGTCTCGCACGGCTTCACGCTGGCCGACGGCACCAAGAAAAGCGTGGGCGTGGTGCTGCCCGCCACCCTGACCTTCAACACCGGCGCCGCCGAGATCATGGAATGCGTGGGCGGCAGTTGCGAATACAAGCTGGCTGGCAGCGACGAATGGAAAAAGTCTGGCCCGGGCGACAAGTTCAGCATCCCTGCCCACTCGTCATTCGAGATTCGCGTGACCGAGCCGTACCACTACATCTGCCATTTCGGCTGA
- a CDS encoding RNA methyltransferase, whose protein sequence is MQPDALVPRTRFVLIDTSHAGNVGAVARAMKVMGFDDLVLVNPRWPDVLTRPEAIERASGAGDVLARARTVPTLHEALHGMTHLCATAMTPRDFGPPTRTPRAHFDLLLNQELAALDGQAPESDLVQNAEQGVAFLFGSERYGMKNEDVYRCHVALSIPTHPDYGSLNIAAAVQLIAYDWRLALAARFGGFDIAPSVREPVQADAPQVAGMLAHWQQALVDIDFLDPAAPKKLMPRLAQLFNRAQPTVEEIHILRGIAKAMQQSAARANAHAPAGAPNPAPPQGAR, encoded by the coding sequence ATGCAGCCTGATGCCTTGGTGCCGCGCACCCGCTTCGTTTTGATCGACACCAGCCACGCCGGCAACGTGGGCGCGGTGGCGCGGGCCATGAAGGTGATGGGGTTTGACGACCTGGTGCTGGTCAACCCGCGCTGGCCCGACGTGCTGACGCGCCCTGAGGCCATCGAGCGCGCCAGCGGCGCTGGCGATGTGCTGGCCAGGGCACGCACCGTGCCCACGCTTCATGAGGCGCTGCACGGCATGACCCACCTGTGCGCCACCGCCATGACGCCGCGCGACTTCGGGCCGCCCACACGCACGCCGCGTGCGCATTTCGATTTGCTACTGAATCAAGAGCTGGCTGCGCTGGATGGACAAGCGCCAGAGTCCGATTTGGTTCAAAACGCCGAACAAGGCGTGGCCTTCCTGTTCGGCAGCGAGCGCTATGGCATGAAGAACGAAGACGTGTACCGTTGCCACGTCGCCCTCAGCATTCCCACGCACCCGGACTACGGCTCGCTCAACATCGCCGCCGCCGTGCAACTCATCGCCTACGACTGGCGACTGGCGCTGGCCGCGCGCTTTGGCGGCTTCGACATCGCGCCGTCCGTGCGCGAGCCGGTGCAAGCCGACGCGCCACAGGTCGCCGGCATGCTGGCGCACTGGCAGCAGGCGCTGGTTGACATTGACTTTCTCGACCCCGCCGCGCCGAAGAAGCTGATGCCGCGCTTGGCGCAACTGTTTAACCGCGCACAGCCGACGGTCGAAGAAATCCACATTCTGCGCGGCATCGCCAAGGCCATGCAGCAAAGCGCGGCGCGCGCCAACGCACATGCGCCTGCCGGCGCGCCGAACCCAGCGCCGCCGCAGGGCGCGCGCTAG
- the cysE gene encoding serine O-acetyltransferase → MWHRIRSYTQAILERDPAARSVWDVVFSYPGFHALVLHRIAHALWLRGWHWLARWISHWGRFLTGIEIHPGATIGERVFIDHGMGVVIGETAEIGDDCTIYQGVTLGGTSLGKGTKRHPTLGKGVVVGASSQVLGGFTVGDGAKIGSSAVVTKPVPPGATAVGNPARIILADDVAKREEAAAKLGFSAYGVTQSDDPVSQALRGLIDGTATHDHQITLLWQAVEKLACKLDPNCVPKDAAKGETFEADKWNEVVGK, encoded by the coding sequence ATGTGGCACCGCATCCGCTCTTACACCCAGGCCATCCTCGAGCGCGACCCCGCCGCGCGCTCGGTGTGGGACGTGGTATTTTCCTACCCAGGCTTTCATGCGCTGGTGCTGCACCGCATCGCGCACGCGCTGTGGCTGCGCGGCTGGCATTGGCTGGCGCGCTGGATTTCGCACTGGGGGCGCTTTCTGACCGGCATCGAGATCCACCCCGGCGCCACCATTGGCGAGCGCGTGTTCATCGACCACGGCATGGGCGTGGTGATCGGCGAGACGGCCGAGATCGGCGACGACTGCACCATCTACCAGGGCGTCACGCTGGGCGGCACCTCGCTTGGCAAAGGCACCAAGCGCCACCCCACGCTGGGCAAGGGCGTGGTGGTGGGCGCCAGCAGCCAGGTGCTGGGCGGCTTCACGGTCGGTGACGGGGCAAAAATCGGCTCGTCGGCGGTGGTGACCAAGCCAGTGCCGCCGGGCGCCACCGCCGTGGGCAACCCGGCGCGCATCATCCTGGCCGACGACGTGGCCAAGCGCGAAGAGGCGGCGGCCAAATTGGGCTTTTCAGCTTACGGCGTCACGCAAAGCGACGACCCGGTCAGCCAGGCCCTGCGCGGCCTGATCGACGGCACGGCCACGCACGATCACCAGATCACCCTGCTGTGGCAGGCGGTGGAAAAGCTGGCCTGCAAGCTCGACCCCAACTGCGTGCCCAAGGACGCGGCGAAGGGAGAAACCTTCGAGGCGGACAAGTGGAACGAAGTGGTGGGTAAATAG
- a CDS encoding TA system VapC family ribonuclease toxin, translating into MTPDVNVLVAASRADHPHHAAARTWLESALAGRNALTLLPTVAASFLRLVTHPKVFVVPTPIDTALAFIDVVRQACAAHARLPDEWPQLKALCQRHQLRANDLPDAWIAAQVLARDLVLVTFDRDFAKLLPPDRVQRLSA; encoded by the coding sequence ATGACACCCGACGTCAACGTGCTGGTGGCCGCCTCGCGGGCCGACCACCCGCACCACGCGGCGGCGCGCACATGGCTCGAATCGGCGCTGGCCGGGCGGAATGCGCTCACCTTGCTGCCCACCGTGGCCGCCAGTTTTCTGCGGCTGGTCACGCACCCCAAGGTGTTTGTCGTGCCGACCCCCATCGACACGGCGCTGGCGTTCATCGACGTGGTCAGGCAAGCCTGCGCCGCGCACGCGCGGCTGCCCGACGAATGGCCGCAACTCAAGGCGCTGTGCCAGCGCCACCAATTGCGGGCCAATGACTTACCGGACGCTTGGATCGCCGCGCAGGTGCTGGCGCGTGATCTGGTGCTGGTCACCTTCGACCGCGACTTCGCCAAACTGCTGCCGCCCGATCGGGTGCAGCGCCTCTCGGCGTAG